A window of Actinomadura rubteroloni contains these coding sequences:
- a CDS encoding BTAD domain-containing putative transcriptional regulator, with translation MANVRVLGPFGATIGETRADLGGPRQRSVLARLVAAGGELVTADRLIADLWPGEAPPRAAAGLQSFVSHLRRALEPDRPPRTPARVLVTAPPGYALRLPGDQVDAWRFAALTDRAGTHLAAGEGEAALHAARAALAEWRGPAYAEFADLPWAAAEAARLAELRLLAVERRAGALLAVGSAAEAVPDLEAHTAAHPLREDAWRLLGLALYRAGRQGDALAALRRARAVLTEELGVDPGPALRELERDILAQSPELAPARPALTVVTGTVRRDGTFVGRAAELDRLAGAAERARAGRCTLVLVAGDAGMGKTALTERFAGTLTGWTRAFGRAPETGGAPAAWPWAELLRSLAADAPPGADLAARLAPLLDDVPSGGDAQTGRFRLNLAVAAYLDGLAARTPLLLVLDDLHWADDETLTLLTELPGRLRDRPVLLVGAYRGTEIPARLATALAALARHEPHRLDLAGLSAGETAELLRAACATRLDADAVTVIAERTGGNPFFARETARLLDAEGPDAAAREVPAGVGDVLRRRVARLPGAAQHVLRVAAVAGRDADLDVLADACGADEDALIDTVEAGLAAGLVTEPGPGRVRFAHALVRDTLLTGLSQARRTRLHGVLAAALERRRPGDSAALAHHHLAWGGDPGKAVRYARLAAEAAEARFAHAAAAELWCRAADLPGDVRDRLDLEAAAIRASALAGKVEDARARRQAALPAALALGDPVVLARVLVAFVTPTLWTTHVYGTVDAEIVAAVGRALDALPAAAGALRVRLLTVLAMETEGEPGDTGPRAAGEAVALARDLGDPELLAVALNGRYLNSYQDAAQREDRWEIATELRALAAGHGLPAYECLAHLLLHQTAVARLDLAAAAEHAAAGRRLSREYGLPLLEALGGWHRGLAHVVAGRLDDAEREYVRTGEHTARSTVWNSARGMQMAALFGIRLVQGRVAETADAAGWLAAEWPHVGAVADIQALALHARGRTADARRVAARAGRIRHDYLRDLSLALRGLRALALGDRATAAAVHADLLPYRDQLAGGACAVVAVGPAAQILGDLAVFLDRPDEAAAHYRAAARVAATVGSAHWERQAAEALRALGVPAA, from the coding sequence ATGGCGAACGTGCGCGTGCTCGGGCCCTTCGGGGCGACGATCGGGGAGACGCGGGCCGATCTCGGCGGCCCCCGGCAGCGGTCGGTGCTGGCCCGGCTCGTCGCGGCGGGCGGAGAACTGGTCACCGCCGACCGGCTGATCGCCGATCTGTGGCCGGGGGAGGCGCCGCCGCGCGCCGCCGCCGGCCTCCAGTCGTTCGTGTCGCACCTGCGGCGGGCGCTGGAGCCGGACCGTCCGCCGCGCACGCCCGCCCGCGTCCTCGTCACCGCGCCGCCCGGCTACGCGCTGCGGCTCCCCGGCGACCAGGTGGACGCGTGGCGCTTCGCGGCGCTGACCGACCGCGCCGGGACGCACCTCGCGGCGGGGGAGGGCGAGGCTGCCCTGCACGCCGCCCGCGCCGCGCTCGCCGAGTGGCGCGGCCCCGCCTACGCCGAGTTCGCCGACCTGCCGTGGGCCGCCGCCGAGGCGGCAAGGCTGGCGGAGCTGCGGCTGCTGGCCGTGGAGCGCCGGGCGGGGGCGCTGCTGGCCGTCGGGTCGGCGGCCGAGGCCGTCCCGGACCTGGAGGCCCACACCGCCGCGCACCCGCTGCGCGAGGACGCGTGGCGCCTGCTCGGCCTCGCCCTCTACCGCGCCGGACGGCAGGGCGACGCGCTCGCCGCGCTGCGCCGCGCCCGCGCCGTCCTCACCGAGGAACTGGGCGTGGACCCCGGGCCCGCGCTGCGCGAGCTGGAGCGCGACATCCTCGCGCAGTCCCCGGAGCTGGCGCCCGCGCGGCCCGCGCTGACCGTCGTCACCGGGACCGTCCGCCGGGACGGGACGTTCGTCGGCCGCGCCGCCGAACTCGACCGGCTCGCCGGCGCGGCCGAGCGCGCCCGCGCGGGCCGCTGCACGCTGGTGCTCGTCGCCGGGGACGCGGGCATGGGCAAGACCGCCCTCACCGAGCGGTTCGCCGGGACGCTGACCGGCTGGACGCGGGCGTTCGGCCGCGCGCCCGAGACCGGCGGGGCGCCCGCCGCGTGGCCGTGGGCGGAGCTGCTGCGGTCGCTGGCCGCCGACGCGCCGCCCGGCGCCGACCTCGCGGCCCGGCTCGCGCCGCTGCTGGACGACGTCCCGTCCGGCGGCGACGCCCAGACCGGCCGGTTCCGGCTCAACCTCGCCGTCGCCGCCTACCTCGACGGGCTCGCCGCGCGGACGCCGCTGCTGCTCGTCCTGGACGACCTGCACTGGGCCGACGACGAGACGCTGACGCTGCTCACCGAACTGCCCGGACGGCTGCGGGACCGTCCCGTCCTGCTGGTCGGCGCGTATCGCGGCACCGAGATCCCCGCCCGGCTGGCGACCGCGCTCGCCGCCCTCGCCCGGCACGAGCCGCACCGGCTGGACCTCGCGGGCCTGTCGGCGGGCGAGACCGCCGAACTGCTGCGCGCCGCGTGCGCGACCCGGCTGGACGCCGACGCGGTGACCGTCATCGCCGAGCGGACCGGCGGCAACCCGTTCTTCGCCCGCGAGACCGCCCGGCTGCTGGACGCCGAGGGCCCGGACGCCGCCGCCCGCGAGGTCCCCGCCGGGGTCGGCGACGTGCTGCGCCGCCGCGTCGCCCGGCTGCCCGGCGCGGCCCAGCACGTCCTGCGCGTCGCGGCCGTCGCGGGCCGGGACGCCGACCTGGACGTCCTCGCCGACGCGTGCGGCGCCGACGAGGACGCGCTGATCGACACGGTCGAGGCGGGGCTGGCCGCCGGGCTCGTCACCGAACCGGGGCCGGGGCGCGTCCGGTTCGCGCACGCGCTCGTCCGGGACACGCTGCTCACCGGCCTGTCGCAGGCCCGCAGGACCCGGCTGCACGGCGTGCTCGCCGCAGCGCTGGAACGCCGCCGTCCCGGCGACTCCGCCGCGCTCGCCCACCACCATCTGGCCTGGGGCGGCGATCCGGGCAAGGCCGTCCGCTACGCGCGGCTGGCCGCCGAGGCGGCCGAGGCGCGGTTCGCGCACGCCGCCGCCGCCGAGCTGTGGTGCCGCGCGGCCGACCTGCCCGGCGACGTCCGCGACCGGCTCGACCTGGAGGCCGCCGCGATCCGCGCGTCCGCGCTGGCCGGCAAGGTCGAGGACGCCCGCGCCCGGCGGCAGGCCGCGCTGCCCGCCGCCCTCGCGCTCGGCGACCCGGTCGTCCTCGCCCGCGTCCTCGTCGCGTTCGTCACCCCGACCCTGTGGACGACCCACGTCTACGGGACGGTCGACGCCGAGATCGTCGCGGCCGTCGGCCGGGCCCTGGACGCGCTGCCCGCCGCCGCCGGAGCCCTGCGCGTCCGGCTGCTCACGGTGCTGGCGATGGAGACCGAGGGCGAGCCCGGCGACACCGGCCCGCGCGCCGCCGGTGAGGCCGTCGCGCTCGCCCGCGACCTCGGCGACCCCGAACTGCTCGCCGTCGCGCTGAACGGGCGGTACCTCAACAGCTACCAGGACGCCGCGCAGCGCGAGGACCGCTGGGAGATCGCCACCGAGCTTCGCGCGCTCGCCGCCGGGCACGGGCTGCCCGCCTACGAATGCCTCGCGCACCTGCTGCTGCACCAGACCGCCGTCGCCCGGCTGGACCTCGCCGCCGCCGCCGAGCACGCCGCCGCTGGCCGCCGCCTGTCGCGCGAGTACGGGCTGCCGCTGCTGGAGGCGCTCGGCGGCTGGCACCGGGGCCTCGCCCACGTCGTCGCCGGACGCCTGGACGACGCCGAGCGCGAGTACGTCCGCACCGGCGAGCACACCGCCCGCAGCACGGTGTGGAACAGCGCGCGAGGCATGCAGATGGCCGCGCTGTTCGGCATCCGGCTCGTCCAGGGCCGCGTCGCCGAGACCGCCGACGCGGCGGGCTGGCTCGCCGCCGAGTGGCCGCACGTCGGCGCAGTCGCCGACATCCAGGCGCTCGCCCTGCACGCGCGCGGCCGGACCGCCGACGCGCGCCGCGTCGCCGCGCGGGCGGGCCGCATCCGCCACGACTACCTCCGGGACCTGTCGCTCGCCCTGCGGGGCCTGCGGGCGCTCGCGCTCGGCGACCGCGCGACGGCCGCCGCCGTCCACGCCGACCTGCTGCCCTACCGGGACCAGCTCGCGGGCGGCGCGTGCGCGGTCGTCGCGGTCGGGCCGGCCGCGCAGATCCTCGGCGACCTCGCGGTGTTCCTGGACCGCCCGGACGAAGCGGCCGCGCACTACCGCGCCGCCGCGCGCGTCGCCGCGACCGTCGGATCGGCGCACTGGGAGCGCCAGGCGGCCGAGGCGCTCCGCGCGCTGGGCGTCCCGGCGGCCTGA
- a CDS encoding MMPL family transporter has translation MSGLLYRLGRAAALRPWRFVIGWVLVVGAVAGIAAAVGGSTHDDYRLSGTGAQRATDLLTERFPALSGADARVVVHTRTGTVDAARVAAAQKRIAALPNVSSVEVAPPAPGGRTQLVTVRYDRKVTDLEPKETLDRLKGATTDLTAAGDQVEFGGQVPENVTAPNGVAEIVGIVAALIILLLAFGSVVAAGLPLVVALAGLGVGVTGISLLAAVTDIATTAPTLAVMTGLGVGIDYALFILTRHREGLGAGLDVPESVGRANATAGLSVLFAGFTVLLALCGLVLSGVPVFMTMGFATGLVVAATVASALTLLPAVLGLAGRRVLRRRDRAAGTVTGADARWVRGWADRIGRRPLVWLIAGGALMLTLAAPALGMRTWPSDAGSEPESSTVRKAYDLVAAGYGEGANAPLLVAVDLNRTGRTAVDGLDARLARVPGVASVAKPRTSPDGTAAVIVVTPRYGPQDARMTGLVDRIRADVLPPGADVTGLTAVYVDLSRVLGDRLWPVIGAVVATSFVLLLIVFRSLLAPLKAAVLNLLSIGAAYGVLTAVFQWGWGAKLLGLPHGVPVSSFILLLMFAVLFGVSMDYEVFLLSRVREEWKRTGDARGAVRTGLASTGRVITSAALIMVAVFLGFAADPSLVIKQMGLGLAVAVALDATVVRLVLVPASMTLFGRANWWLPAPLARILPEFDPHGGAAEPAPATPEPSRV, from the coding sequence ATGTCGGGTCTGCTGTACCGTCTCGGGAGGGCCGCCGCGCTGCGGCCCTGGCGGTTCGTCATCGGCTGGGTGCTCGTCGTGGGGGCCGTCGCCGGGATCGCGGCGGCCGTGGGGGGTTCGACGCACGACGACTACCGGCTCTCGGGCACCGGCGCGCAGCGCGCCACGGACCTGCTGACCGAGCGGTTCCCCGCGCTGTCGGGCGCGGACGCCCGGGTCGTCGTCCACACGCGGACGGGCACGGTCGACGCGGCACGGGTCGCGGCGGCGCAGAAGAGGATCGCGGCGCTGCCGAACGTGTCGTCGGTGGAGGTCGCGCCGCCCGCGCCGGGCGGACGGACGCAGCTCGTGACCGTCCGCTACGACCGCAAGGTGACCGATCTGGAGCCCAAGGAGACGCTGGACCGGCTCAAGGGCGCCACGACGGACCTGACCGCGGCCGGAGACCAGGTCGAGTTCGGCGGGCAGGTCCCCGAGAACGTGACGGCCCCGAACGGCGTCGCGGAGATCGTCGGCATCGTCGCCGCGCTGATCATCCTGCTGCTGGCGTTCGGGTCGGTGGTCGCGGCGGGGCTGCCGCTGGTGGTGGCGCTGGCCGGGCTCGGCGTCGGCGTCACCGGGATCTCGCTGCTCGCGGCCGTCACCGACATCGCGACGACCGCGCCGACGCTGGCGGTGATGACGGGCCTCGGCGTCGGCATCGACTACGCGCTGTTCATCCTGACCCGGCACCGGGAGGGTCTCGGCGCGGGGCTGGACGTCCCGGAGTCGGTGGGCCGCGCCAACGCGACGGCCGGGCTGTCGGTGCTGTTCGCCGGGTTCACCGTGCTGCTCGCGCTGTGCGGGCTCGTCCTGTCGGGCGTCCCGGTGTTCATGACGATGGGGTTCGCGACCGGGCTCGTCGTCGCGGCGACGGTCGCGAGCGCGCTCACCCTGCTGCCCGCCGTGCTGGGGCTGGCGGGCCGCCGGGTGCTGCGCCGCCGCGACCGGGCCGCCGGGACGGTCACCGGCGCCGACGCCCGCTGGGTGCGCGGCTGGGCGGACCGGATCGGGCGCCGTCCGCTCGTCTGGCTGATCGCGGGCGGCGCGCTCATGCTGACGCTCGCCGCGCCCGCGCTCGGGATGCGGACGTGGCCGAGCGACGCCGGCAGCGAGCCGGAGTCCAGCACCGTCCGCAAGGCCTACGACCTCGTCGCGGCCGGGTACGGGGAGGGCGCGAACGCGCCGCTGCTCGTCGCGGTCGACCTGAACCGGACCGGCCGGACGGCCGTCGACGGCCTGGACGCCCGCCTCGCCCGCGTGCCGGGCGTCGCGTCCGTCGCCAAGCCGCGCACGTCGCCGGACGGCACCGCCGCCGTCATCGTCGTCACGCCCCGCTACGGCCCGCAGGACGCCCGCATGACCGGCCTGGTGGACCGGATCCGCGCCGACGTCCTGCCGCCGGGCGCCGACGTCACCGGCCTCACCGCCGTCTACGTGGACCTCAGCCGGGTGCTCGGCGACCGGCTGTGGCCGGTGATCGGCGCGGTCGTGGCGACGTCGTTCGTCCTGCTGCTGATCGTGTTCCGGTCGCTGCTCGCGCCGCTCAAGGCCGCCGTGCTGAACCTGCTGTCGATCGGCGCGGCCTACGGCGTCCTGACGGCGGTGTTCCAGTGGGGCTGGGGCGCGAAGCTGCTCGGCCTGCCGCACGGGGTGCCGGTGTCCAGCTTCATCCTGCTGCTGATGTTCGCGGTGCTGTTCGGGGTGTCGATGGACTACGAGGTGTTCCTGCTGTCGCGCGTCCGGGAGGAGTGGAAGCGGACGGGCGACGCGCGCGGCGCGGTCCGGACCGGCCTGGCGTCCACCGGCCGCGTCATCACCAGCGCCGCGCTGATCATGGTGGCGGTGTTCCTCGGGTTCGCAGCGGACCCGTCGCTGGTGATCAAGCAGATGGGCCTCGGGCTCGCGGTGGCCGTGGCGCTGGACGCGACGGTCGTGCGGCTCGTGCTCGTCCCGGCGTCGATGACGCTGTTCGGCCGCGCGAACTGGTGGCTGCCCGCGCCGCTGGCCCGGATCCTGCCGGAGTTCGACCCGCACGGCGGCGCCGCCGAGCCCGCGCCCGCGACGCCGGAGCCGTCGCGGGTGTGA
- a CDS encoding cytidine/deoxycytidylate deaminase family protein, with protein MSELSAEDTKIITLARSARARTGAAEGAAVRDETGRTYAGTSVDLPSLKLTALQVAVAMAVSSGADDLEAAALVTAADAPAESDVAAVRDLGPKAPVLVAGPDGALRTTR; from the coding sequence GTGAGCGAGCTTTCCGCCGAGGACACCAAGATCATCACGTTGGCCCGGTCCGCGCGGGCGCGCACGGGCGCGGCCGAGGGCGCCGCCGTCCGCGACGAGACCGGCCGCACCTACGCCGGGACCAGCGTGGACCTGCCGTCGCTGAAGCTGACGGCGCTGCAGGTCGCGGTGGCGATGGCGGTGTCCAGCGGCGCCGACGACCTGGAGGCCGCCGCGCTCGTCACCGCGGCGGACGCGCCCGCCGAAAGCGACGTCGCGGCCGTCCGCGACCTCGGCCCCAAGGCCCCCGTGCTCGTCGCCGGCCCCGACGGCGCCCTCCGCACGACCCGCTAG
- a CDS encoding hemolysin family protein, which translates to MSTAQGWLVALAVVLIGLAGLLASAETALIRVSRVSVAELVREGRRGADRLAEVVGDPAPYLNMFLLMRIGCEVVATVAVADLCIEWLDDTWRAYVVAAAIMVLVSYVAIGVGPRTLGIQHAPRVALAGAALIRPVSRVFGPLPRLLILLGNALTPGRGFREGPFATEAELRDLVDLAEQRSLIEPDEREMIHSVFELGDTLVREVMVPRTDIVFIERGKSLRQVMSLALRSGFSRIPVVGENEDDVVGLAYLKDIVRRTQENRDGELTERVESVMRPASFVPDSKPIDELLREMQAKQMHLAIVIDEYGGTAGLVTIEDILEEIVGEIADEYDVEAPRIEELPDGAVRVTARLPVEDLAELFGVEIEGEDVDTVGGLLAHALGRVPIEGATATVAGLSLRAESIAGRRNRIGTVLVRRLPGA; encoded by the coding sequence ATGAGCACCGCACAGGGCTGGCTGGTGGCGCTGGCCGTCGTCCTCATCGGACTGGCGGGGCTGCTGGCGAGCGCGGAGACGGCGCTGATCCGCGTGTCGCGGGTCAGCGTGGCCGAGCTGGTGCGCGAGGGGCGGCGCGGCGCGGACCGGCTGGCGGAGGTCGTCGGGGACCCGGCGCCCTACCTCAACATGTTCCTGCTGATGCGGATCGGCTGCGAGGTCGTCGCGACGGTCGCCGTCGCGGACCTGTGCATCGAGTGGCTGGACGACACCTGGCGCGCCTACGTCGTGGCCGCCGCGATCATGGTGCTGGTCAGCTACGTCGCGATCGGCGTCGGCCCGCGCACGCTCGGGATCCAGCACGCGCCGCGCGTGGCGCTGGCGGGCGCGGCGCTGATCCGCCCGGTGAGCCGGGTGTTCGGGCCGCTGCCCCGGCTGCTGATCCTGCTCGGGAACGCGCTGACGCCCGGCCGGGGCTTCCGCGAGGGCCCGTTCGCGACCGAGGCGGAGCTGCGCGACCTGGTCGACCTCGCCGAGCAGCGCAGCCTGATCGAGCCGGACGAGCGCGAGATGATCCACTCGGTGTTCGAGCTGGGCGACACGCTCGTCCGCGAGGTCATGGTCCCGCGCACCGACATCGTGTTCATCGAGCGGGGCAAGTCGTTGCGGCAGGTCATGTCGCTGGCGCTGCGCAGCGGGTTCTCGCGGATCCCGGTCGTGGGGGAGAACGAGGACGACGTCGTCGGGCTCGCCTACCTGAAGGACATCGTCCGCCGGACGCAGGAGAACCGCGACGGCGAGCTGACCGAGCGGGTCGAGTCGGTGATGCGGCCCGCGAGCTTCGTCCCCGACAGCAAGCCGATCGACGAGCTGCTGCGCGAGATGCAGGCCAAGCAGATGCATCTGGCGATCGTCATCGACGAGTACGGCGGCACGGCGGGCCTGGTGACGATCGAGGACATCCTGGAGGAGATCGTCGGGGAGATCGCCGACGAGTACGACGTCGAGGCGCCCCGGATCGAGGAACTGCCGGACGGCGCGGTGCGCGTCACCGCGCGCCTCCCGGTGGAGGACCTGGCGGAGCTGTTCGGCGTCGAGATCGAGGGCGAGGACGTCGACACGGTCGGCGGGCTGCTCGCGCACGCGCTCGGCCGCGTCCCGATCGAGGGCGCGACGGCGACGGTCGCGGGCCTGTCGCTGCGCGCCGAGAGCATCGCGGGCCGCCGCAACCGCATCGGGACCGTCCTGGTCCGGCGTCTCCCCGGCGCCTAG
- the ybeY gene encoding rRNA maturation RNase YbeY, which translates to MTIEVLNESGADADEKRLGELARHALDALRVHPLAELSVLLVDEDVMTELHVKWMDEPGPTDVLSFPMDELRPGHAPDEDDEDDPALLGDVVLCPAVAARQAAEAGHSTADELELLTVHGILHLLGYDHAEPAEHKEMFGLQAELLASWREARRRP; encoded by the coding sequence GTGACGATCGAGGTGCTCAACGAGTCGGGCGCCGACGCCGACGAGAAGCGGCTCGGCGAGCTGGCCCGGCACGCGCTGGACGCGCTGCGCGTGCATCCGCTGGCGGAGCTGTCCGTCCTGCTGGTGGACGAGGACGTCATGACCGAGCTGCACGTCAAGTGGATGGACGAGCCCGGCCCGACCGACGTCCTGTCGTTCCCGATGGACGAGCTGCGTCCCGGCCACGCCCCCGACGAGGACGACGAGGACGATCCGGCGCTGCTCGGCGACGTCGTGCTCTGCCCGGCGGTCGCCGCGCGGCAGGCCGCCGAGGCGGGCCACTCCACGGCCGACGAGCTGGAGCTGCTGACCGTCCACGGCATCCTGCACCTGCTCGGGTACGACCACGCCGAGCCCGCCGAGCACAAGGAGATGTTCGGGTTGCAGGCGGAGCTGCTGGCGTCGTGGCGGGAGGCGCGGCGGCGGCCGTGA
- a CDS encoding PhoH family protein, with product MVHSTHRRDDRAGERSQLKIVVPDDHSMVSLLGSRDELLHAVERAFSSDIHVRGNEITVTGPAAETELVGRLFAELIELLRSGTQITPDAVERSVAMLRDTGGERPAEVLTLDIVSSRGRTIRPKTLNQKRYVEAIDRNTIVFGIGPAGTGKTYLAMAKAVRALQDKKVNRIILTRPAVEAGERLGFLPGTLYEKIDPYLRPLYDALHDMVDPDSIPRLMSAGTIEVAPLAYMRGRTLNDSFIILDEAQNTSPEQMKMFLTRLGFGSKVVVTGDVTQVDLPSGQQSGLSVVQGILEGVSDIDFCRLTSQDVVRHKLVTEIVDAYNRFDETRLPDVNRPPARRRGR from the coding sequence ATGGTCCACTCAACTCACAGGCGCGACGACCGCGCCGGCGAGCGCTCGCAGCTCAAGATCGTGGTGCCGGACGACCATTCGATGGTGAGCCTGCTGGGCTCCCGGGACGAACTGCTCCACGCCGTCGAGCGCGCCTTCAGCAGCGACATCCACGTGCGCGGCAACGAGATCACCGTGACCGGCCCGGCCGCCGAGACCGAACTGGTCGGACGGCTGTTCGCCGAACTGATCGAACTGCTGCGCAGCGGCACCCAGATCACCCCCGACGCCGTCGAGCGGAGCGTGGCGATGCTGCGCGACACCGGCGGCGAGCGCCCGGCCGAGGTGCTGACCCTCGACATCGTGTCGAGCCGGGGCCGCACGATCCGCCCGAAGACCCTCAACCAGAAGCGCTACGTCGAGGCCATCGACCGGAACACGATCGTGTTCGGGATCGGCCCGGCGGGCACCGGCAAGACCTATCTCGCGATGGCCAAGGCCGTCCGGGCGCTCCAGGACAAGAAGGTCAACCGCATCATCCTCACCCGGCCGGCGGTCGAGGCGGGGGAGCGGCTCGGCTTCCTGCCCGGAACGCTCTACGAGAAGATCGACCCGTATCTGCGCCCGCTGTACGACGCGCTGCACGACATGGTCGACCCCGACTCGATCCCCCGGCTGATGTCGGCGGGCACGATCGAGGTCGCGCCGCTGGCCTACATGCGCGGCCGGACGCTCAACGACTCGTTCATCATCCTGGACGAGGCGCAGAACACCTCGCCCGAGCAGATGAAGATGTTCCTGACCCGGCTCGGCTTCGGCTCGAAGGTCGTCGTGACCGGCGACGTCACGCAGGTCGACCTGCCGTCGGGGCAGCAGAGCGGGCTGTCGGTCGTCCAGGGCATCCTCGAAGGCGTGTCCGACATCGACTTCTGCCGGCTGACCAGCCAGGACGTCGTGCGGCACAAGCTCGTGACCGAGATCGTCGACGCCTACAACCGGTTCGACGAGACGCGGCTGCCGGATGTGAACCGGCCGCCGGCGCGCAGGCGGGGGCGCTAG
- a CDS encoding histidine triad nucleotide-binding protein, with the protein MTDCLFCKIVSGDVPAEIVRESERAVAFRDINPQAPTHVLVIPREHHPNAAALAAADPASLAAVVNLAQEVAVDEDVAGKGYRIVFNTGPEAGQTVFHVHAHVLGGRGLNWPPG; encoded by the coding sequence ATGACGGACTGCCTGTTCTGCAAGATCGTCTCGGGGGACGTGCCCGCCGAGATCGTCCGCGAGTCCGAGCGGGCGGTGGCGTTCCGGGACATCAACCCGCAGGCGCCGACGCACGTCCTCGTCATCCCGCGCGAGCACCACCCGAACGCCGCCGCGCTGGCCGCCGCCGACCCCGCGTCCCTGGCCGCCGTCGTGAACCTGGCGCAGGAGGTCGCGGTGGACGAGGACGTCGCGGGCAAGGGCTACCGGATCGTCTTCAACACCGGGCCCGAGGCCGGGCAGACGGTCTTCCACGTCCACGCCCACGTGCTCGGCGGACGCGGCCTGAACTGGCCGCCCGGCTGA
- a CDS encoding SigE family RNA polymerase sigma factor, whose translation MGTTTGAMSVVWDADQAVTALYSANYRALVRLAAMLVRDLGTAEEVVQDAFVAMHGGWRRLRDPDKALSYLRQSVVNRSRSVLRHRAVVEKYAPKGLPDAPSAEAGAIGELERSAVVDALHRLPARQREALVLRYYADLSEAEIAQSMGISRGAVKSHTARGMAAMRNVLEQFT comes from the coding sequence ATGGGAACGACGACGGGCGCGATGTCCGTCGTCTGGGACGCCGACCAGGCGGTGACCGCGCTCTACAGCGCCAACTACCGCGCGCTGGTTCGGCTCGCCGCCATGCTCGTCCGGGACCTCGGGACGGCCGAGGAGGTCGTCCAGGACGCCTTCGTCGCGATGCACGGCGGCTGGCGCCGCCTGCGCGATCCCGACAAGGCGCTGTCCTACCTGCGCCAGTCGGTCGTGAACCGGTCGCGGTCGGTGCTCCGGCACCGGGCGGTCGTGGAGAAGTACGCGCCGAAAGGGCTGCCCGACGCGCCGAGCGCCGAGGCGGGGGCCATCGGCGAGCTGGAGCGCTCGGCCGTCGTGGACGCGCTGCACCGGCTGCCCGCCCGCCAGCGGGAGGCGCTGGTGCTTCGGTACTACGCCGACCTGTCCGAGGCGGAGATCGCCCAGTCGATGGGGATCTCCCGGGGGGCCGTCAAGAGCCACACCGCGCGCGGAATGGCCGCGATGCGCAACGTACTGGAGCAGTTCACATGA
- a CDS encoding 16S rRNA (uracil(1498)-N(3))-methyltransferase has product MTAPVFLAEAGALDADRVVLDGPEGRHAATVRRLRAGERVDLTDGAGILVEGVVAAVAKDALTVEVHVRRAVPEPVPRLVVVQALPKGERGELAVETMTEAGVDEIVPWAAERCVTRWKAERRDKALGRWRSTAREAAKQARRAWLPAVADLATTADVAARLERASAAVVLHEEAAARLSAAAPPPDGEIVVVVGPEGGIADTELAAFAAAGADPVRLGPTVLRTSTAGVAALAVLAALTGRW; this is encoded by the coding sequence GTGACGGCTCCGGTTTTCCTGGCGGAGGCCGGGGCGCTCGACGCCGACCGCGTCGTGCTGGACGGCCCGGAGGGGCGGCACGCGGCCACCGTGCGGCGGCTGCGCGCCGGGGAGCGCGTCGACCTCACCGACGGCGCCGGGATCCTCGTGGAGGGCGTCGTCGCGGCGGTGGCCAAGGACGCGCTGACGGTCGAGGTCCACGTCCGCCGCGCCGTGCCCGAGCCCGTGCCCCGGCTCGTGGTCGTCCAGGCGCTGCCCAAGGGCGAGCGCGGCGAACTGGCCGTCGAGACGATGACCGAGGCCGGCGTGGACGAGATCGTCCCGTGGGCGGCCGAGCGGTGCGTCACCCGCTGGAAGGCCGAACGCCGCGACAAGGCCCTCGGCCGGTGGCGCTCGACCGCCCGCGAGGCCGCCAAGCAGGCCCGCCGCGCCTGGCTGCCCGCCGTCGCCGACCTGGCGACCACCGCCGACGTCGCCGCGCGGCTCGAACGGGCGTCGGCCGCCGTCGTCCTGCACGAGGAGGCCGCCGCGCGGCTCAGCGCCGCCGCGCCCCCGCCGGACGGCGAGATCGTCGTCGTGGTCGGCCCCGAGGGCGGCATCGCCGACACCGAGCTGGCGGCGTTCGCCGCGGCGGGCGCGGACCCGGTGCGGCTCGGCCCGACGGTCCTGCGGACGTCCACGGCGGGCGTCGCGGCACTCGCCGTCCTCGCCGCGCTCACCGGACGCTGGTAG